The genomic window GCATCGCTACTACTAAAATGGCACCAACGCTATCAAATGATGCAACGGTCGTTAATGACAACATTCCCATTAATACATAATGAATCAATACAACCGGAATGCCGAGCGTGACTGCCATTTCATAATCAAATGAACTAATTTTTAATTCTTTGTAAGCAAAAACGATGCAAAATATATTGATAGCTAAAACAAATCCAAGCAACCAAATCGCTTTCGGACCGATGCTTTTGCCTCCGACTTCAAGCACATCCCAAGGCACAAATGCAATCTCTCCCATTAATGCATGTTCAACATCTAAATGGACACGATCTGCAAAGAGAGAAATGAGAACAACACCGATAGCAAACAAACATGTAAACACAACTCCGATTGCTGCATCATTTTGAACCCCTTTTTGATGCAGCCATTGAACGAGAAATGTCGTGAGCAATCCAACAATTAATGCACCAACGAGCATAGACACACCTTGCAGATGATGACTGACCATATACGCTCCAACAATGCCAAGCAACACACTATGGCTAATGGCATCGGACAGCATTGACATTTTTCGCAACACAAGAAATGTACCGACTAATCCGCAGTTGATGCCGACAAGAGATGCAGTGAGTAAAATCCACATCGTATAACTCATAGTTGCTCTCCTCGCTTATACATCAGTTGTTGAGATTGCAATTTTTTTCTTTCTATATGGCGCCGAATCATTTTGCTACATAAACCACGTTTCGGAGCAAATAAAAATGAAAAAATAAACAGCACCGTCGCAAAAATAATAACAAGTGGACCAGTGGGTGCATAGACGATTAAACTGATATATGCCCCGGCCACCCCTGATAAAGCACCGAATCCCCCGGCTAATAACGTCATCCATTCAAGTTTTTCTGTCCAATATCTCGCAGCTAATGCGGGGGTAATAAGTAGTGCGGACATTAACACAACGCCTACTGCTTGTAAACCAATAACAACAACAGAAACGATTAAAAACATAAGCACACCATTTAACAGCGATACGGGTATACCAATTCCTTGCGCAAACGCTCGGTCAAATGTAATGATTTTAAACTCTTTAAAGAAAATGAGAATCATAATAATGACCGTTACAGCTGTTACAGTTAACACATTGACATCACTTCCAGTCAATGACGCTGCCTTTCCAAACAAAAAGTCATGAATTCCACTTTGATTTCCGCCTTCATGTTGATTAATCCATGTCAATAGCACAATGCCTAAACCAAAAAATACAGACAACACAATACCGATGGCAGCATCTTCTTTTACACGCGTATGTTTCACAATAAACTGAATGCATATCGTCGCAATATATCCCGAACAAGCAGCGCCAATGAGAAAAAGAAGTAGCGATTTTTGTCCATATAAAAGAAAAGCGATACAAATACCAGGAAGAGCAGCGTGCGCCATCGCATCTCCTATTAAACTTTGTTTTTTTAGCAAGGCAAACGTTCCGATCATCCCGCTGGCTAATCCAAGCAAAGCCATGCTTGTAAATACCCATTGAACATTCATATCCATCCTATTCACCCCACAATATGTGTGGAAGAAAGAAAAGTCACTTTTCCACCATACGTTTTTTGAATATGGTCATACGTAAATACACTTTCTGTCTCTCCAAATGCAATGACACGTTTATTTAGCAGTAAAACGTAATCAAAATAATCCCGTACCGTTTGCAAATCATGATGAACGACTAATACTGTTTTTCCACGCGTTTTTAATTCATTTAACAGTTGGACAATCGCTTTTTCTGTGGCTGCATCTACCCCAACAAACGGTTCATCCATAAAATAAATGGAAGCGTCTTGTGCTAGCGCACGCGCCAAAAATACACGTTGTTGCTGCCCGCCAGATAATTGGCTAATTTGTCGCTTTGCATACGGCAACATGCCAACTTTATCTAAACATTGCATAGCCATATCTATATCTTCTTTTCTCGGTCGTTTCCATAATCCGATATGACCGTATCTCCCCATTAATACGACGTCAAGCGCATTCGTCGGAAAATCCCAATCGACCGAATTTCGTTGTGGAACATATCCAACAAGATGGCGTTGCTTTTCATATGGTTGACCGTATACGAAAACATGTCCGTGCATGCGCGGAATAAAATTTAACATCGCTTTCATTAACGTTGATTTTCCCGCTCCGTTTGGGCCGATCACCCCGACTAACTTTCCTTCAGGAACAGAAAACGACACATCCTCCAATACAAGCTGCCGGTCATATGCAACTGTCATTTGTTCTACAACCAACGGATTCATCTTCATTCCCCTTTCAACGCCTGTGTAATCGTTTTGACATTGTAACGATACATACCAATGAATGTTCCTTCTTCTGTCCCTTTTCGCCCGAGCGCATCTGAAAAGAGCTCCCCACCAATTGAGACATGATGTCCACGCTGTTTCGCTCCCTCGACAACTGCTTCGATCGCTTTTTTCGATACACTACTTTCCACAAACACCGCTTGAATATTTCGAGACACGATTAAATCAACAAGTTGTTGCACATCTTTTAGTCCATATTCTGCATCCGTACTTAATCCTTGCAATCCAACTACTTCAATATCATATGCACGCCCAAAATAATGAAAGGCATCGTGCGCTGTAATTAAAACACGCTGCTGCTTTGGAATAGAGCTGATTTCTCGTTTTGCTTCTTCTTTTAATTTCATCAGTTGGGAGATATATTCTTCTGCTCGTTCTTCGTAAGTTTGTTTATGTTTCGGATCGATCGCACTTAACTCATCCTTTACTGTTCGAGCAGCATAGCTCCATAAATCAAGGTCAAACCATATATGCGGATCATATACTCCATCTACGTCAATTAATTTTTCTTTTGGAATTGCTTCACTGATTGGGACAACCTTTTTCGTTTTTGACATTTTAGAGAATATTTCCCCTAGTTTCCCTTCTAAATGAAGACCGTTATAAAAAATGACGTCTGCTTGACTTAGCTTTTGAATATCTCCTTGTGTCGCTTTATACAAATGCGGATCTACCCCTGGCCCCATTAATGCTTCTACATGAACATGCTCTCCTCCGACACGTTCAACTAGATCAGCAATTTGCCCTGTCGTAGCGACAATATAGATGACGTCTTTTTTATGTTCTTTCGTTTCACACCCAAACAACAATAATAAAGCAGTCCACACAACTATCCACTTTTTCATATGCATCCTCCTCGAAAGTTGTATAAAGGTATAAAAGTTTCCTCAATGCAAAATAAAGTCAAAAAAATTTGTTTGCCGCCCATCATATGCATAAGCAAAAAATGTTGTGACATGTGGAACAAGCAAACAATGATGATTAAAGTTAAAAAAGTTTCTTTAAACCAACTTTAATTTTATCTTATTCGTTTCCTTCTATCGTGTCAATGTTTTAATTTTCAAAAAAAGAATTTTTTCTTCATCTCATGCTATAATAGCGATTGTTCGACACAAAAAAACATTTGTCCTCCAGAGGTGAACAACATGATGAACACAGAATTAAAACGAAGCATCGGCTTTATGACAGCTACAGCCATCGTCATCGGCACAGTCATTGGTTCAGGCATTTTTATGAAACCAGCGATCGTCATCGACTCAACTGGAAATTCTACACTTGCTCTTCTCGCATGGATCATCGGCGGCATCATTACTTTAGCAAGTGGGTTAACGATTGCAGAAGTAAGTTCAAAAATTCCTGAAACAGGTGGATTGTATGTGTATATCGAAAAAGTGTATGGACGGTTTTGGGGATTTTTATGTGGATGGATGCAAACAATCATTTACGGTCCTGCCGTCATCGGTGCACTAGGGTTGTATTTTGGTGCATTGTTTGCAGGTGTTTTTGCTCTACCAAAAGAAAGTGAGCTTTGGATTGGAATCATTGCGGTCTTGTTTTTATCCGTTGTGAATATGCTTGGTTCGCAGTTTGGTGGAATGGTTCAAAGTGTGTTAACTGCGGCGAAACTATTGCCTATTTTTCTTATTATTATTTTTGGAGTAGTAAAGGGGAATGTACCTATTTTCAACATGGATAGTGGAAACAGCCAAACGATCAGTATGGGAGCTGCCGTTCTAGCAACATTGTGGGCGTATGACGGATGGATGAACGTTGGATTTGTTGCTGGTGAAATGAAAAATCCAGCAAAAACGTTACCAAAAGCGATTATCACTGGTATTCTTATCGTCATGTTTGCCTACGTGGCTGTGAATGTAGCATTGCTTCATGTGCTTCGTGCCGATGAAATTGTTGCACTTGGACCGAATGCAGCAAGCGAAGCGGCGACCATTTTATTTGGGGCATTCGGTGGGAAATTTATTGCTATTGGTATTTTAATTTCTATTTTCGGCTGTTTAAATGGAAAAATACTTACATTTCCACGTATGCCATTTGCTATGGCAACAGATGGTTTGTTTCCTTTTTCTAAATATTTGGCTCATATTCATCCAACATGGCGTACACCTGTCTTTGCGACACTTGCACAAATGGCAATTGCCATTGTCATGATGTTGCTTGGAAATGCGGATCGCTTAACGGATATTGCTATTTTTAGCGTCTTTTTATTTTACGGTTTTGCCTTTTATGCGGTATTTTTATTACGGAAATCATCCTTATTTAACGAACCATTATCTAACGAACCATTATCTAACGAACCATTATATCGAGTGCCACTTTATCCATTTACTCCAATCGTCGCGATTGTCGGCACAGCATATATTATTATGAGTACAGTACTTCATGCACCGTTAGATACGTTTTTATCGATTGTTGTGACGCTATCTGGTATCCCAGTGTATTATGCTATGACGAAAAAGCGACAAGGATAATCCTTTGTCGCTTTTTTCAATAGTCTCTCCCTTTTCCAGAGTCCGTCACATCAAGCAATGGTTCTGGATAAGGCTGAAAATATCGTTGTTTCAGTAAATATTTATTTTGATAACGAATGGCCCACGAACGAATGACCGTTGTCACACTACTTAGCGGTAACTTGCCCGCGCGATATTTTTGTAGCAACTCATGGACATAACGTTTTTCATCACCGCTTAATTCATGTTTAAAATAACCGATCATATGTTCACAAACATTTATGTTTGAATTCCGGCGTGAGCGACGGGCAAACAGTTCATATAATGTTTGTTCATAATGTAAAAATACTTCTTCCATCGGTAAACGATCTCGATTCGCAACAATGTTTCCTAATTGTTTCAATTTTTGTTGATGATACGCCATAAATAAATATTTATGCTCCGCATGAAACTCAACGAGACGATGATGTGATTTTGACTCTTTAACCTCTCGAAACAAAGCAAGTGTAAATAACTTCGTCAAAAAATGTTCTCGAATAACAAAGTTCGTCAATCTCCCTTCTTCTTCCACAGCTTTATGTGCAAACATTTGTAACACATGTTTCGCAAACATCCCGCTTCCCTTTCCTGATGCAGGTCCTTTTTGTTCACTACGATATATTTTGACATCTTTCATTCCACACGATGGCGACCGACTTTTTAAAATAAAACCGTCTACATTCGTTAATTGCGTTAAAAATGAAGCAGAAAACTCGTTCATTCGCTCGGTTATATCCATTTCGGTCGATGGTTGGACAAGCCGCACTTGTTCTCCGTCTTGAACGAGCCGAATCGTCTCACGTGGCGTACCAAGCCCAATGCGAACTTCGGGACAAACAGGAATAAATTGCACAAATGGCGCGAGCTTATGTACTACTTCATCGTTTAGTTGATCACCGTTATACCGACAAGGAGAAAAACCGAGACATTCACTAACAACGACGATTGGTTTTGCATAATGCCACATCTGCTATTCCTCCCTTGCTTGTTTTTGCTTATCATATCGCACAAACCAAAAAAATACACGCATCGATGTGCTTACAAAAACAAAAAATTTTGAATTTGAACGTTTATACAAAAAAATGATTGATTATATGTTCATTTTGTTTTATTATGCTTTATGTTGCTTATTTCGCAATATTAAAATCGTTATTAATTCATAATTTCGTATGTATATAAGTGTACACTTTTATATTTATACATCCATGCAAAATAATTTATATTTCTGAATCATTTTGTTATATTGACTATTTTTATTTTTATATTACGATAGTAGTAATGTTATGTATCCGCTTTCAAAATATGTAGTAGAAAGGTGGTTTTTAAAAATGAATCATACTCAATCACACAAGCTTACTGACATACTAAAATTTCTCGTTCCATCACTTATTGGTGTATTTCTTTTTATGATTCCTGTCCCTTATAAAAGTGAAATGACTATTCCTGTAGCCATTTTAGCGAAGTGGGTCGAAGGGAATTTTGTTTCTGTCATCCCAGCCATCTCTGTTTTATTTATGTTTATCGCAACGATTGGCACAATTATCACAAAAATAGCACAGCCTTCTTTTATAATGAATAGCTCGTTTCTTCGCCGATTATTTGATGTCAATGGTTTGTTTGTCGTTGCCCGTATCGTTGGTACAATTTTAGGGGCAATGACATTATGGAAAATTGGTCCGGAATGGGTATGGTCAGAAAATACAGGTGCTTTGTTGTTATATAGTTTGATTCCGATTTTGTTTTCTGTCTTTTTATTTGCAGGATTATTTTTGCCGTTACTTTTAGATTTCGGCTTACTCGAATTGTGTGGTGCACTTTTAACAAAAATTATGCGTCCCGTATTTAAATTACCTGGTCGTTCATCTATCGACTGTATCGCTTCTTGGTTAGGAGATGGAACAATTGGCGTGTTGTTAACGAATAAGCAATATGAAGACGGCTTTTATACGAAGCGAGAGGCAGCAGTGATCGGAACGACCTTCTCTGTCGTTTCAATTACATTTAGCATTGTCGTCATTACGTATATGAAGCTTGAACATATGTTTGGAGCGTACTATTTTACTATCGTCGTTGCCGGTCTCGTAGCAGCGATCATTATGCCGCGTATCCCGCCATTATCTAAAAAACCAGATACGTATTATCATGAACATCACGTACCAGTCGATGAAACAGTACCAGCTGGGTACACACCTTTTCAATGGGGACTAAAACAAGCAACAGACGTTGCTAAACGCAATAGCGATATGGGCAAACTGTTAAAAAACGGCATACAAACAGTAATTGATATGTGGTTAGGTGTATTACCTGTCGTCATGGCGATTGGAACAGTTGCATTAATTATTGCCGAAACAACACCGGTGTTTGAATGGCTCGGTAAACCGTTTGTACCACTTTTGACACTCCTACAAGTACCAGAAGCATCAGCTGCTGCACAAACGATGGTTGTTGGCTTTGCAGACATGTTTTTACCTGCCATTATCGGTAGCGGCATTGAAAGTGAATTTACTCGCTTCGTTATTGCTTGCGTTTCCGTAACACAGCTGATTTATATGTCTGAAGTAGGTGGATTGCTGCTCGCATCTAAACTACCAATTACGTTTAAAGATTTAGTTGTTATTTTCTTGCTTCGCACACTCATTACATTGCCAATTATCGTTTTTATAGCTCATTTCATCTTTTAAAGTAAAAGGGCGATCGTCTCGCCCTTTTTTATTTTTCCTCCATTTGTCCAACCCAATAGCACGATTGTTTCATAATATACAGAGAGGTGACAATATATGTTTAAGAAACATATGGGAAAAACAATCGGTTTATTCATTAGTCAACTTGTATTATTTTCGGAAGCGATCGCTATGAGTGATACGATTGATGTAACACAATTACATGGAACGGAATTATATGTTGTCGTCGGTTTTTATGTATTCCAAACCATTGTAGGTATTTATTTTGGTAATCGTTATGATCGAAAAACTTGCGTCAAAGATTTAATATATCAGCTAAAAAGCAAAGACTTTGCTACAAGTACATTTGAGAAAATCGCAGCACTCGTTGATCGTGATCCGGATAGTCGGTTAACCATTTATTTACTCCGTACGAAACAAAATAGCCAGCCACAACAAAAAGCAGCATTTGAACAACTTTTAGTCGAAGAAACACGAAAAAGTGACATCATCGCTAAATGGTCGAATGATGAATACTTGATTATTGCTGTCGAAAATGCTGTGAAACCGTCTACAATGATTGAACGAATCAGACAAAATAGCCCCGTATCTTTTCTTGTCGGTTATGCGACATATCCGGTCGAAGGAGAGCAATTGCAGCAGCTTTTACAAGTCGCAAAAGAGCGCATGTATGCTACACGGACGACAAAATAAGCGATTCAACATATATAAAAAATAGTTTGTCCATTTCGACAAATTATGATAAGATGACGGCAAAGGCATTTCACCACACTCCTCTTCATATTCCTCGCCAGAAATGCCATATACCCCTAAGATGAAAGGTAGGTGAATCAGGCGTGCAAGAACAACTTCTCCTTCAACTTGTTAACCTCGTTCAAAACTTAGCAGAAGACATGCAATGGATGAAACAAGAGATTCAGACAATGAAGCAAGAGATCCAGACAATGAAGCAAGAGATCCAGACAATGAAACAAGAAATTGGTGAATTAAAAGCAATCGTTCATAGACATGACGAAGATATTCGTTGGTTGAAAGAGCAAATGAAGGAAAATACAGCAATGATTAAAGCCATCCGTGACAACCAGCTAGAGCAACGTAGCATTCAAGATGCAATGCGCCATGAAATTGCTCACATCCGAGGAGAAATGGCCACAAAACAGGACATCGCTTACATTCACGAACGACTCGACTATCAACTTGGTCGTATTGCACGCACAGAAGAAGAATTGCACATGTTAAAAAAGGCAAATTAACAAAAAAACGTCGTTCCTATCACGCGGAACGACGTTTTTTTGGCTAACTTCTCAACATATGAAACACTTGCTCGACATCTTTATCGCCACGCCCCGATAAGTTGACGATCATGATTTGATCAGAATTAAGCGTCGGAGCCAATTTCATTGCATATGCAACGGCATGAGCACTCTCTAAAGCCGGTATAATTCCTTCTGTTTTTGAAAGCGTTTGAAATGCTTCTAATACTTCCTCGTTCGTGACCGTATAATATTCCGCCCGACTTGATGTTTTTAAAAAACTATGTTCTGGTCCGATTCCCGGATAATCAAGTCCCGCGGCAATAGAATATGTTGGTTGTGGATTTCCTTCTTCATCAAGCAAAACGAGACATTTAAAACCATGAATGACCGCAGGAACGCCTTTTGTGAGCGTAGCGGCCTGCTCAGGTTCGACACCGATTAAGCGCACACTCGGTTCATCGATATAATGAGCAAAAGCACCAATGGCATTACTGCCACCACCTACACAAGCGATCACGACATCGGGCAAACGTCCTTCTTTCTCGATCATTTGCCGCTTACTTTCTTCACTAATAATAGACTGGAAATGCTTCACGATCGTCGGATACGGATGTGGTCCAACAGCTGAGCCAAGCAAATAAAATGTATGTTCATAGTTTTGGACATAGTCGTTTAACGCCTCATCAACTGCATCTTTCAATCTTCCTTGTCCCTTTGATACAGAAACGACTTTCGCCCCTAACAGCTCCATCCGAAAAACGTTTAATGCTTGCCGTCTCGTATCTTCTTCCCCCATATAAATCACACAATCCATCCCAAACATTGCACAAGCTGTCGCTGTCGCCACACCGTGCTGTCCTGCTCCTGTTTCAGCAATAATACGCTTAGCACCCATTCGTCTCGCTAATAAAATTTGCCCGATGACATTGTTAATTTTATGGGAACCGGTATGATTTAAATCTTCTCGTTTTAAATAAATTTTCGCTCCACCAAGTTTTTCAGTTAACCTTGAAGCAAACGTGAGCGGATTTTCTCGTCCGACGTACTCTTTTAAATAAAACGTAAATTCCTCATGAAATGTAGGATCGTCCTTGTATCTTAAAAACTGTGTCTCTAAATAGTCTAACGCTTCCTGTAACGCCGGTGGTACAAAACTTCCACCAAATTCTCCGAAATACCCTCTTCTCTGCTCAACTACGCTCATCTTCTTTCCCCTCTCTATTTTCAAATTTACTACAAGCATACCTATCTTTTTATCAGAAGTCAATGAATATTCAGAATTTTATTCTTTCACTTTTTCTAAAAATGTTAACATATGCTGAATATATTCATCTTTATACATCGCAAAACTTTTCACATGTTTCGCTTTGTCGGTGAGCCAAAGTTCAAATACGTCTGGATGTTTGTTATACATTTTTACACTTTCTTCATGTGGGATGGACGGGTCAGCTTTGCTATGAATGAATAAAATGGGACGCGGCGCAATCGCATCGACCGCTTGAATCGGAACGGATTCCGCTGGATCTAAATCAGTAATCATCGGAATAAGGGTAATGATTAAGTACGTAAACGGCACGTTTGGTAAGTTCGTCCATACAGGCATATATGTCCGCAAATATCCTTCTAAATCGCTAAACGCACTGTCGGCAATAACCGCTTGCACATCTTCATCCATACTTGCGGCTAAAATCGACGTTGCTGCCCCCATGGACACTCCGTAAAGCACAATTGGTTCGGAATAATGTTTTTTCGCGTAATCGATAACACCGAGCAAATCGTATTTTTCTTTCGCGCCAATCGTTGTCATCTCCCCTTCCGATTCGCCGCTGGCACGAAAATCAAACATGATGACGCGATACCCTTCGTCCATTAGTGCTTTAGCAATTGGGAAAAACGGCACGTTTGGTTCATAGCGATTGCCGCCATAACCGTGCGAAAAAATAACGGTCATTTTCGCTTGTTTCGTCGGTTCTATGACCCAGCCTTTCAGCTTCAAACCTTCGTCTTTACTTGTAAATGTCACATCTTGATAAGCCATTCCGTAGTCTTTTGGTGTCTCAACAACCGCTTTTCGCTCTTTGTGCGTCAAATTCCAGCCGACATAAATCGAAATGGCAACGCAAGCTACAGCCGCAAGCAACAAGACACTGATCAACGACGGAACGAGCCATTTTTTTGTATTTCGTTGCCTTTCCACCTGTATTTGCATCGTCCTCACCCCTCTCTTTTTTCCCATTATATCGCGAACGAAAACAACAATGAACAAAAATGTCTTTCGATGTGATACAATAAACAAAATGTCTTTCGCGAAAGGAATGAGACTGTTGGCTTTTACACATACATTTACGAAAGAAGAAGAAATCGTTCATGCAATTACGCATGGGATCGGTGCACTATTTAGTATCGCAGCGCTCGTCGTGCTTACCGTTTTTGCTTCACTGCACGGAAATGCGTGGCACATTGTCAGTTTTACGTTATTTGGAACCACGATGTTGATTTTGTATTTATCATCGACAATCGTGCACGCCTTGCCAGAAGGACGATGGAAACGGATATTCGAAATTTTCGACCACTCGGCCATTTACTTTTTTATTGCAGGCACGTATACACCGTTTTTATTTTTAGCAGTGAAAGGAGCAATCGGTTGGACGCTGTTTGGCATCGTCTGGGGGTTGGCACTCATCGGAACAGTATTTAAATGCTTTTTCGTCAATCGCTTTTTATACACTTCAACGATGATTTATGTTGTGATGGGCTGGTTAATTGTGTTTGCATGGCAACCGCTCGTTTCCGGTCTTTCCCGAGAAGGAGTTGTGTATTTAGTGAGCGGTGGCATTTTATATACGATCGGTGCGCTTTTTTACGTATGGCGAGGGTTTAAATTTCATCATGCCGTTTGGCATATGTTTGTGTTAGGAGGATCTGTCGCGCACTTTTTCGCGGTGTTTGTATTGCTATAAGGCAAGGAACCGACTTGGCTCCTTGCCTTTTTCTTTATACTTCGACTTCCCTCGTTTCATTCATTACTAAATCAAAATGACGAACCGGTAACATCTCGTCATCGAATAAATCGCTTCCCCAAATATGCTGTAGGAAAAGGCGGGCGATGATTTGTTTTCGTTCGCTTTCTTGTGCTTCTTTTAACGCGACGGCGCTTACATACAAGTCGCAAAGGCGGTTGGCGATTTTTTTAGCGTGATACGTTTGCACGTCTTCTCGTTG from Anoxybacillus gonensis includes these protein-coding regions:
- the trhA gene encoding PAQR family membrane homeostasis protein TrhA, with amino-acid sequence MAFTHTFTKEEEIVHAITHGIGALFSIAALVVLTVFASLHGNAWHIVSFTLFGTTMLILYLSSTIVHALPEGRWKRIFEIFDHSAIYFFIAGTYTPFLFLAVKGAIGWTLFGIVWGLALIGTVFKCFFVNRFLYTSTMIYVVMGWLIVFAWQPLVSGLSREGVVYLVSGGILYTIGALFYVWRGFKFHHAVWHMFVLGGSVAHFFAVFVLL